From Vanessa cardui chromosome 29, ilVanCard2.1, whole genome shotgun sequence, a single genomic window includes:
- the LOC124541878 gene encoding oocyte zinc finger protein XlCOF6-like, whose product MYWLLLHQSRTADYKFEAQVLCHRPPPQEKTHGCAQCPKKFGSRALLAVHMKTHERVLRGATFRCTYCGKGFFEAYSLQVHERTHRNERPFLCEICNTSFGTNSSLKRHLKVSHSTSKPFECATCHRSFVSEAIRDRHALRNHGNPEDFKFLCKLCPCKYLKLKDLRKHTYKAHPKGRRKRKPHSDSE is encoded by the exons ATGTATTGGTTGTTATTACATCAG agcCGTACGGCGGACTATAAGTTTGAGGCTCAGGTGTTATGTCATCGCCCCCCCCCCCAGGAGAAGACGCACGGCTGCGCGCAGTGCCCGAAGAAGTTCGGGTCGCGCGCGCTGCTCGCCGTGCACATGAAGACGCACGAGCGCGTGCTGCGCGGCGCCACCTTCCGCTGCACCTACTGCGGGAAGGGCTTCTTCGAGGCCTACAGCCTGCAG GTCCACGAGCGCACTCACCGCAACGAGAGGCCGTTCCTGTGCGAGATCTGCAACACCAGCTTCGGCACCAACTCCAGCCTGAAGAGGCACTTGAAAGTC TCGCACAGCACGTCGAAGCCGTTCGAGTGCGCGACGTGCCACCGCTCGTTCGTGTCGGAGGCGATCCGCGACCGGCACGCGCTGCGCAACCACGGCAACCCGGAGGACTTCAAGTTCCTGTGCAAGCTGTGCCCCTGCAAGTACCTCAAGCTGAAGGACCTCCGCAAGCACACGTACAAGGCGCACCCCAAGGGCAGGAGGAAGAGGAAGCCGCACTCCGACAGCGAGTAG
- the LOC124541879 gene encoding zinc finger protein 227-like: protein MSSPPPQEKTHGCAQCPKKFGSRALLAVHMKTHERVLRGATFRCTYCGKGFFEAYSLQVHERTHRNERPFLCEICNTSFGTNSSLKRHLKVSHSTSKPFECATCHRSFVSEAIRDRHALRNHGNPEDFKFLCKLCPCKYLKLKDLRKHTYKAHPKGRRKRKPHSDSE from the exons ATGTCATCGCCCCCCCCCCAGGAGAAGACGCACGGCTGCGCGCAGTGCCCGAAGAAGTTCGGGTCGCGCGCGCTGCTCGCCGTGCACATGAAGACGCACGAGCGCGTGCTGCGCGGCGCCACCTTCCGCTGCACCTACTGCGGGAAGGGCTTCTTCGAGGCCTACAGCCTGCAG GTCCACGAGCGCACTCACCGCAACGAGAGGCCGTTCCTGTGCGAGATCTGCAACACCAGCTTCGGCACCAACTCCAGCCTGAAGAGGCACTTGAAAGTC TCGCACAGCACGTCGAAGCCGTTCGAGTGCGCGACGTGCCACCGCTCGTTCGTGTCGGAGGCGATCCGCGACCGGCACGCGCTGCGCAACCACGGCAACCCGGAGGACTTCAAGTTCCTGTGCAAGCTGTGCCCCTGCAAGTACCTCAAGCTGAAGGACCTCCGCAAGCACACGTACAAGGCGCACCCCAAGGGCAGGAGGAAGAGGAAGCCGCACTCCGACAGCGAGTAG